The following coding sequences are from one Musa acuminata AAA Group cultivar baxijiao chromosome BXJ2-4, Cavendish_Baxijiao_AAA, whole genome shotgun sequence window:
- the LOC103981258 gene encoding uncharacterized protein LOC103981258, which produces MIRAGGGSYRNRLPSPPPPPPPPPPLPQNPSSSSTLSPLARPFTIDHIFHSSPPPPSYHRLPTVDRPSASLLPSHTAISSVGSLRTQPSTGPVADPFAHYYSNSQPPAIVDSFRPSSAFSGVGTDPWNRPFDEEMGHGMRTDAVWSWTEPSLGYKVPPFQEEHAGNGCSYYDSDSYGVWHGILPNSVTEKVHFRSQSPEWLHNMQPENYEQNIRTPISAPTALLKGIHCSGTTGSTPGMGSHDTFVSNSTYDRYMKQLDSCSVIPCSVSSQIFSPSDLRAVSNVNSTLSYKTVLHEVPRNTNDSSTIPSKLKEPNLNQNLGSKRSHDEQRGEDYSLSKSTPSAADLGEDFPSSTNNATDSHLNLSAAKNPGLRLTNLVITDAFPSICSSVEPDKSMKSSSEAIDQHSLAVDSPCWKGTPSSRQAPFPVDEMLVQTAIEESKNYVGLCQDRRQLLESVGRSKNPAKQDGNLIFDERKKNSTSEKPQCSSVISPIIHQRPENVNKKLPNYRKDDSENEILFDVVYSEHKNKTIEVERVSKVQVGDAVKSFETESTVVNKFPQAKGIEDYNKGSCSSPQKNTKELVKAMHGSSIKLLCTNFSGDDELEPHDYRLLYSVINNIALVLKDKKGFVGCNPHCSGLEAAWSFCRCSNTDDVDQINMKGKMHSVGHNNVNDELQKDNNTNLRKVNDITQIYENALSKSFSEREENTQTLLYKTLWIEAEAAACRLKYELQLTQTKTQSENLKDSRSDTSSSLPFAHDLQGHKDKGVLVGTISPTKVSEGISKCQNPHEASATCESNKSEDIESSVMTRYKILKDRSVSSSYRSMEELDPEDTGTCSGTREVVYGSPDVANTSSIKDLPVNLADLGFMESVMQPYDEDRPTPRSSHLTAVQPLGAASDEELGSGLNISGYVDAKRMFSGPLNGSLIQSYMTYNQGNWSLTSGYENSSSEWEHVLGEESTQH; this is translated from the exons ATGATACGCGCCGGCGGTGGCTCCTACCGCAATCGCCTCCCTTCCCCGCCACCGCCCCCTCCTCCGCCCCCGCCCTTGCCGCAGAACCCCTCCTCGTCGTCCACCCTCTCGCCTTTGGCTCGCCCTTTCACCATCGACCACATCTTCCACTCTTCCCCGCCGCCGCCCTCGTACCACCGTCTTCCCACCGTCGATCGACCCTCCGCCTCCCTATTGCCCTCCCACACCGCCATCTCCTCCGTTGGCTCTCTCCGTACCCAACCGAGCACTGGACCCGTGGCTGACCCGTTCGCCCACTACTATTCTAACTCGCAACCGCCAGCGATTGTTGATTCGTTCAGGCCCTCTTCTGCCTTCTCTGGAGTTGGGACGGACCCGTGGAACAGGCCGTTTGACGAGGAGATGGGGCATGGGATGCGTACTGATGCGGTCTGGTCGTGGACGGAACCGTCGTTAGGCTACAAGGTGCCACCTTTTCAAGAAG AACATGCAGGCAATGGCTGTAGCTATTATGACAGTGATTCTTATGGTGTTTGGCATGGAATACTTCCTAATTCAGTGACAGAAAAAGTACACTTCAGATCTCAAAGTCCCGAATGGTTACACAATATGCAACCGGAGAATTATGAGCAAAACATTAGAACCCCGATCTCAGCACCAACTGCTTTACTTAAAGGAATACATTGCTCTGGGACAACAGGTTCAACTCCCGGGATGGGTTCGCATGACACTTTTGTTTCAAACTCCACTTATGATAGATACATGAAACAACTTGATTCATGTTCAGTGATACCATGTTCAGTTTCAAGCCAAATATTTTCACCATCCGACTTAAGAGCTGTTTCAAATGTCAATTCTACTTTGTCATATAAGACGGTCCTTCATGAAGTGCCACGTAATACCAATGATTCATCAACTATACCTTCTAAGCTAAAGGAGCCTAACCTCAACCAAAACTTAGGGAGCAAAAGGAGTCATGATGAGCAGAGAGGAGAAGATTACAGCCTAAGCAAAAGCACACCCTCAGCTGCAGATCTTGGGGAAGATTTTCCTTCCAGTACTAATAATGCTACTGACAGTCACTTGAATCTTTCTGCGGCAAAAAATCCTGGTTTGAGATTAACAAATTTGGTTATTACTGATGCTTTTCCATCCATATGCAGTTCTGTGGAACCAGATAAATCCATGAAAAGTTCTTCAGAAGCAATTGACCAGCATAGCCTTGCCGTTGATTCACCATGTTGGAAAGGAACTCCATCTTCTCGGCAGGCACCATTTCCTGTTGATGAAATGCTTGttcaaacagctattgaggagtcGAAAAATTATGTCGGTCTTTGTCAAGATCGAAGGCAACTTCTTGAGAGTGTTGGGAGGTCCAAGAATCCTGCAAAACAAGATGGGAACTTGATTTttgatgaaaggaagaaaaattctaCTTCTGAAAAGCCACAATGCTCATCAGTTATTTCACCAATCATACATCAGAGACCTGAAAATGTAAACAAAAAATTGCCCAACTATAGAAAAGATGACAGTGAAAATGAGATCCTGTTTGATGTTGTCTATAGTGAACACAAAAATAAAACAATTGAAGTTGAGAGAGTTTCTAAAGTACAAGTGGGTGATGCTGTCAAATCTTTCGAAACAGAAAGTACTGTGGTCAATAAATTCCCACAAGCAAAGGGCATTGAGGATTACAACAAAG GCTCATGTTCATCACCACAGAAAAACACAAAGGAGCTTGTTAAGGCAATGCATGGTTCTTCAATAAAGTTGTTGTGTACCAACTTTAGTGGTGATGATGAACTGGAACCACATGACTATCGGCTTCTCTACTCTGTGATTAACAACATTGCACTTGTTCTCAAGGACAAGAAG GGCTTTGTTGGTTGCAATCCTCATTGTTCAGGTTTGGAGGCTGCATGGTCTTTCTGTAGATGTTCAAACACTGATGATGTAGACCAGATCAACATGAAGGGGAAGATGCATTCTGTTGGGCACAACAATGTTAATGATGAATTGCAAAAGGACAACAACACAAATCTCAGGAAAGTCAATGACATTACTCAG ATCTATGAGAATGCTTTATCAAAATCTTTCTCTGAAAGAGAAGAAAACACACAGACACTGTTGTATAAGACTCTCTGGATAGAAGCTGAAGCTGCAGCTTGTAGATTGAAGTATGAACTTCAACTTACTCAAACAAAGACTCAATCTGAAAACT tgaaGGATTCACGATCAGACACATCATCAAGCCTGCCTTTTGCCCATGATCTTCAGGGGCACAAGGACAAAGGAGTTCTGGTGGGTACTATTTCTCCCACCAAAGTTAGCGAAGGGATAAGTAAATGTCAAAATCCTCATGAGGCATCAGCAACCTGTGAATCGAACAAGTCAGAGGATATTGAATCATCAGTTATGACTAGATACAAGATTCTGAAGGATCGGAGTGTCAGCTCAAGTTATAGGAGCATGGAGGAACTTGACCCAGAGGACACAGGAACATGCTCAGGCACAAGAGAAGTTGTGTATGGTTCTCCTGATGTTGCAAATACTTCTAGCATAAAAGACCTGCCAGTAAATCTTGCTGATTTGGGATTCATGGAGAGTGTGATGCAGCCGTATGACGAAGACAGACCCACACCTCGGTCTTCGCATTTGACTGCTGTGCAGCCACTTGGTGCGGCAAGTGACGAAGAACTCGGGTCAGGTTTGAATATTTCAGGATATGTAGATGCGAAACGGATGTTCTCAGGCCCTTTGAATGGATCACTGATTCAGTCATACATGACATACAATCAGGGGAACTGGTCCCTCACCAGTGGATATGAAAATTCCTCTTCCGAATGGGAGCATGTGCTGGGGGAGGAGTCCACACAGCATTGA
- the LOC135608685 gene encoding B3 domain-containing protein Os03g0120900-like, producing MPFAAPSSSSISSVASDSAAPVEPEHMFDKVVTPSDVGKLNRLVIPKQYAERYFPLDPLAADKGILLCFEDRTGKQWQFRYSYWGSSQSYVMTKGWSRFVKDKQLESGDTVSFGRASAGASAGHGRLFIGWRRRKQTQCRPPLPLPQIFSAARSSAPQWGGLFPFAVPPVYNMASNHGQYGGGRPYSPPQVRVQPGGGVAGASLLLDSAAVIRGTAKTKRVRLFGVDLECSEREERGDTRRDLQVLLLPKHSAMEEWSC from the coding sequence ATGCCGTTCGCcgccccctcctcttcttccatctCGTCGGTGGCTTCCGACTCTGCCGCCCCTGTGGAGCCAGAGCATATGTTCGACAAGGTGGTGACGCCAAGCGATGTCGGCAAGCTGAACCGCCTTGTGATCCCCAAGCAGTACGCGGAGAGGTACTTCCCCCTCGATCCCTTGGCCGCGGACAAGGGCATCCTGCTGTGCTTCGAGGATCGTACCGGAAAGCAGTGGCAGTTCCGCTACTCGTACTGGGGCAGCAGCCAAAGCTACGTCATGACCAAGGGGTGGAGCCGGTTCGTGAAGGACAAGCAGCTAGAATCCGGAGACACGGTCTCCTTCGGTCGTGCTAGTGCAGGAGCGTCGGCCGGGCATGGCCGCCTCTTCATTGGATGGCGCCGGCGGAAACAAACCCAATGCCGCCCGCCGCTTCCCCTCCCACAGATCTTCTCTGCTGCCCGGTCGTCGGCACCACAGTGGGGTGGGCTTTTCCCGTTCGCCGTGCCTCCCGTGTACAATATGGCTTCGAACCATGGTCAATACGGAGGAGGCAGGCCGTATTCGCCGCCGCAAGTCAGGGTGCAACCCGGCGGCGGAGTGGCGGGGGCGTCATTACTTCTGGATTCAGCGGCGGTGATCCGTGGCACGGCGAAGACAAAGCGAGTCAGGTTGTTCGGAGTCGACCTAGAGTGTTCCGAGAGGGAGGAACGTGGAGACACCCGGCGGGATCTGCAGGTGCTTCTGCTGCCGAAACACTCTGCAATGGAGGAATGGAGCTGCTGA